A stretch of the bacterium genome encodes the following:
- a CDS encoding antibiotic biosynthesis monooxygenase, which produces MPAIGFAVLYRWRLHPGREDDFVAAWAEMTAAIRRERGGLGSRLHRSDDGTWVAYAQWPDRAAWEAAQAGESVAPAAAAVMGAAIAERFPAIPLEPLADLLSTGGGDD; this is translated from the coding sequence ATGCCGGCCATCGGCTTCGCCGTCCTCTATCGCTGGCGCCTGCACCCCGGTCGCGAAGACGACTTCGTGGCGGCCTGGGCCGAGATGACCGCGGCCATCCGGCGTGAACGCGGCGGCCTCGGCTCGCGCCTGCACCGCAGCGACGACGGCACGTGGGTGGCCTACGCCCAGTGGCCGGACCGCGCCGCGTGGGAAGCGGCCCAGGCCGGCGAAAGCGTCGCGCCCGCGGCGGCCGCCGTCATGGGTGCGGCCATCGCCGAACGCTTCCCCGCGATTCCGCTCGAACCGCTGGCCGATCTGCTGTCGACCGGCGGCGGAGACGACTGA
- a CDS encoding 6,7-dimethyl-8-ribityllumazine synthase yields MGRKFEGKFDARGKKIAIVGSRFNDFFTSELMEGALDCLHRHGVDDDRIDTAWVPGGFEIPIAAKRFVQTGRYAAVICVGCIIQGDTPHFHYVSSEVTKGIAQVSLDSNIPVVYGIVTAETLDQAIERSGTKAGNKGFDAALTALEMIDLCAEIDAG; encoded by the coding sequence GCAAGAAGATCGCCATCGTGGGCAGCCGCTTCAACGACTTCTTCACCAGCGAGCTGATGGAGGGCGCCCTGGACTGCCTGCACCGCCACGGCGTCGACGACGACCGGATCGACACGGCGTGGGTGCCGGGCGGCTTCGAGATCCCCATCGCGGCCAAGCGCTTCGTGCAGACCGGCCGCTACGCCGCGGTGATCTGCGTGGGCTGCATCATCCAGGGCGACACGCCGCACTTCCACTACGTCTCGAGCGAGGTCACCAAGGGCATCGCCCAGGTCTCGCTCGACTCGAACATCCCCGTGGTGTACGGCATCGTCACCGCCGAGACCCTCGACCAGGCCATCGAGCGCAGCGGCACCAAGGCCGGCAACAAGGGCTTCGACGCGGCGCTGACGGCGCTCGAGATGATCGACCTCTGCGCCGAGATCGACGCGGGGTAG